DNA sequence from the Methanobacterium sp. genome:
AATAGGTGGGCAACATGTGGAAGTCTAAGATGGGCTTTTTTAATTACAGCTTTCCTTGAAAAAATCTCTTCTGGACTACCTTCTCCTATTATTTGCCCATCATGCATTACATAAACCTTATTTGCAAAAAGAGGTATGAAATCGACATCATGAGAAGACATTATGGTGGTTACTCCAAGATCTTTATTTAGATCATGTATAATACGCAGCATGTCCACCACCCCTAATGGATCCATATACGCTGTCGGTTCATCGAAAACAATGATTTCAGGTTCCATCGCAATGATCCCGGCAATTGCGACCTTTTTCTTCTGCCCATGACTTAAATGATGCGGTGCTTTTTTTTCAAACCCTTCCATTCCAACCTTCCTTAGGGCTTCCCGCACCTGCCTGTCAACTTCATCTCTGGGCAATCCTATATTCATAGGTCCAAATGCAACATCTTCAACTACAGTGGGTGCAAAAAGCTGGTCGTCTGGATTTTGAAATACCAGTCCAACTTTTTGCCTTATATTCCTTAAAATGTCTCTGTCATTTTTGAGTGTTATTCCAGTTACTACCACATTACCTGAAGATGGTTTTAAAATACCATTAAAATTTAAAA
Encoded proteins:
- a CDS encoding ATP-binding cassette domain-containing protein, which gives rise to MNVSVIETKNLSYHYPDGTCALKDINIKIKKGEKVAFIGSNGAGKTTLFLNFNGILKPSSGNVVVTGITLKNDRDILRNIRQKVGLVFQNPDDQLFAPTVVEDVAFGPMNIGLPRDEVDRQVREALRKVGMEGFEKKAPHHLSHGQKKKVAIAGIIAMEPEIIVFDEPTAYMDPLGVVDMLRIIHDLNKDLGVTTIMSSHDVDFIPLFANKVYVMHDGQIIGEGSPEEIFSRKAVIKKAHLRLPHVAHLLYLLKKESVPVEVKLTVKEARDELLRLLG